The genomic region TCGAAATAGTCGATGCCCTTGGCACGCATGAAGGCATCCTGGATACCGCGAAAGTCGACCCAGATATGGGAGAGCTGGTGCGTGAATAGCGGCCCGGCATATAGATACTCATATCCGTAGCAGTGTTCCCACCGGTACGTGGTGGCCCATGCCGCATAGGCGCTCTCGGGCAGCGGATGCGTCGGCGAACCCAGCCCCAAAATATATAGCAGAAGCGCCTCATCGTAGCCTTCCCAACGGAACTTGAGAAATCCGCTTTCGGGCTTCCAGCCGTGCGTTACAGTCGCACCCTGGTTCTGCGCCCATGGCCAGTCGGCGCGGCGATAGAGCGCGTCGGCGAGAGTGCGGATCTCATGCTCGTCGGCCGTATCCGCCTCAAAGTACATTCCTGCCGTCAACGCGCCAGCCAGCAGAAAAGCGCTGTCGATCGTCGACAGTTCGCATCGCCAGGCGCGCCGCCCGCTCTGCATATCAAGAAAATGATAATAAAAGCCCCGGTAGCCGGTCGCGTCAGGCTCGGGGCCTTGCGGGCTGTTCCAGAAAAAACGCAGCGTCGCCAGAGTTCGTTCTACCGCCGCGGCGCGCGGCATAAATCCGCGCTCGACCGCCACCGGGTAAGATGCCAACGCGAGGCCGGTGGCGGCAATGCTGGCAGGCCAATCGCGAGCGGTCTTGTCGATCACCAGCCCGTTGGCTCTATTCGTCTCATGCAAAAAGTAGTTGAATGATTCGTGCTGAAGTTTTTCCAGCTCGGCATCGACGGTTAGTCTCTTGTTGCTCATGGTTTCAACCTGGCCTGCGACCCCCGGATAAACGCACCATACCGGAATAGGCGTTCATCTTGCGCAGAAGATCAGGCGACAACGGTGTGCGTGAACTTAGGCTTTTTCGTCTTCATAACCATTTTTGTTTTCCTTTTCAATTACCTGCAACGTGCGGCGTTATCCACAGCAGCCTTTAGGCTTGTCCTCCGGCTTCGCACCGGCGGGCGTGGACAGAAACTTTTTCCGGCAGGAATCGCCGCAAAAGAAGAAGGTCTTTCCATCGCGTTCGGCGTGGAGAGCGGTTGCCTCGTCCACGGTCATTCCACAGATGGGGTCTTTGGTCACGGATTTCGTTTCCTTCATGGTCATGCTCCCTTCCTGGTTGTTGTCACTGTCTTTCCTGGTCCTCGTCCTTCCTTCATTGTGATTCCGATTATCACGTCGTCGTTCCATTCGGCGCCTTGTCCTGTACCTGGGTCGACCGGTTAATGATCGCTCTCGGCGGGTGTGCCGCTCCGCATTGCAACCAGGTTTCGCCATTGACCCCAGCGCGGTATGAACCCGGGCACGCGAAGCCGGTAGGCGCGGTATTCCTCACCGAATTGATCCAGCATCTTGCGCTCCTCACTTCGCGCCAGCAGGACATAGGCGAGAATGATGATGGGGAAAAGCGCGATGGAAAAGATCGTAGGCCAATGAACAATTCCCTCGCCAAAAAGCGCGATAAAAAGTCCGGTGTATTGGGGATGCCGCACCAGCCCGTAGAGGCGATCCGTGACGAGCCGGTTTTCCTGCCGTGCGCGATGAAGTTCGCGCCATCCCTCGATGAATATCCCGATGCCGGCGAACAGAATCAAGTACCCGAGGATCATCGAGATCATCATGCCCGTCTCACCGTAACCCAGCAGCGTGGACCAGAGGTTGGCGTTGAGGTAAGTCTGATCGATTCCGAAGAACCGGACGAGCAGGTAGATGGTGAGCGGAAACCCGTACATCTCCGCATAGAGGGCGATGATGAAGGCTTGGATCACGCCGGCACCCGCCCATTCCCTCCACGTCTTGGGCGCGAGATAACGGTATAGAAACCACGAGGCAAACACGATCA from Deltaproteobacteria bacterium harbors:
- a CDS encoding YHS domain-containing protein, producing the protein MTMKETKSVTKDPICGMTVDEATALHAERDGKTFFFCGDSCRKKFLSTPAGAKPEDKPKGCCG
- a CDS encoding isoprenylcysteine carboxylmethyltransferase family protein, with translation MKEHIAHSGAWGIALIVIVFASWFLYRYLAPKTWREWAGAGVIQAFIIALYAEMYGFPLTIYLLVRFFGIDQTYLNANLWSTLLGYGETGMMISMILGYLILFAGIGIFIEGWRELHRARQENRLVTDRLYGLVRHPQYTGLFIALFGEGIVHWPTIFSIALFPIIILAYVLLARSEERKMLDQFGEEYRAYRLRVPGFIPRWGQWRNLVAMRSGTPAESDH